In Clostridium sp. JN-1, one genomic interval encodes:
- a CDS encoding DUF2513 domain-containing protein yields MRLNNDCIRDILLYIEEHTTDEYPFVSVSDLKSKLQKYSSDVINYHVRQIDQANLVNSVSYADDAPQDIAGLSWEGNIYISNIRDDKVWSKLKDATKHLASVSLPVLIEKAPDIVKHFIK; encoded by the coding sequence ATGCGTTTAAATAATGACTGTATACGAGACATTCTTCTTTATATTGAAGAACACACAACTGATGAATACCCTTTTGTTTCTGTTTCTGATTTAAAATCTAAATTACAAAAATACAGCTCGGATGTTATTAATTATCATGTAAGACAAATTGATCAAGCTAATTTAGTCAATTCAGTTAGTTATGCTGATGATGCTCCTCAAGATATTGCTGGCTTATCTTGGGAAGGTAATATTTATATATCAAATATTAGAGACGATAAAGTTTGGTCTAAATTAAAAGATGCAACTAAACATTTAGCTTCCGTAAGTTTACCAGTGTTAATAGAAAAAGCCCCCGATATAGTAAAACATTTTATAAAATAA
- a CDS encoding type II toxin-antitoxin system HicB family antitoxin: MKKDVYIYPAILTQYKDNIGITFPDLPGCVSNADNMNEAVKNAKEVLALHLFGMEEDNIEIPDPSPIDRIKVNKNEIPLLVDVYMPLYREAIQNTSVKTTVTMPQWLKNLAEENSINFSQVIQSALKEKLNIKS; encoded by the coding sequence ATGAAAAAAGATGTTTATATTTATCCAGCTATATTAACTCAATATAAAGACAATATAGGTATCACATTTCCTGATTTACCTGGTTGTGTTTCAAATGCTGATAATATGAATGAAGCTGTTAAAAATGCTAAAGAAGTTTTAGCTCTACACTTATTTGGTATGGAAGAAGATAATATTGAAATACCCGACCCATCACCAATAGATAGAATTAAAGTCAATAAAAATGAGATCCCTTTACTAGTAGATGTTTATATGCCATTATATCGTGAAGCTATTCAAAATACTTCTGTTAAAACAACTGTTACTATGCCTCAATGGTTGAAAAATTTAGCCGAAGAAAATAGTATAAATTTTTCACAAGTTATTCAATCAGCTCTTAAAGAAAAACTTAATATTAAAAGCTAA
- a CDS encoding type II toxin-antitoxin system HicA family toxin translates to MKSYSSREVIKILEKHGWYLKRIIGDHYQYTDGHQLTTVRHPVKDIGLNNIKSIQKQTGIKFT, encoded by the coding sequence ATGAAATCTTACTCATCAAGGGAAGTGATTAAAATACTTGAAAAACATGGATGGTATTTAAAAAGAATAATTGGTGACCATTATCAATATACCGACGGTCATCAACTAACAACAGTAAGACATCCAGTTAAAGACATAGGCTTAAATAACATAAAGAGTATTCAAAAACAAACAGGGATTAAATTTACTTAA
- a CDS encoding terminase small subunit, protein MPRQRSPNRDKAFEIYKENDGNIDLVKIAELLNLSPGTIRGWKNKDKWDSKLNGTFQKKSAKNTERFKRKNNIINKEPELEEVTEVLNPELTDKQRLFCIYYPKCFNATKAAIKAGYSKNRASEIGYQLLQKTTVKEEIQRLKQNRLNRAMLSPDDIFQKYMDIAFADITDYIKFGQREYKVKDKKGKEKKIKYNYTDFNNYDEVDGTVISEVSQGKDGIKIKLQDKMKALDWLSKHMDMATEEQKLRIQKLKVDISNSNGTNEYDKEGINNFIKATTLNEDEVKELFKDDENDEGKED, encoded by the coding sequence ATGCCAAGACAGAGAAGCCCGAATCGAGACAAAGCATTTGAGATTTATAAAGAGAATGATGGAAATATTGATTTAGTAAAGATTGCAGAGCTTTTGAATCTTTCACCTGGAACCATAAGAGGGTGGAAGAATAAAGATAAGTGGGACAGTAAATTGAATGGAACGTTCCAAAAGAAAAGTGCAAAAAATACGGAACGTTTCAAACGTAAAAATAATATCATAAATAAAGAGCCAGAGCTTGAAGAAGTTACTGAGGTATTAAACCCAGAACTTACCGATAAGCAAAGACTCTTTTGTATCTATTATCCTAAATGCTTTAATGCAACTAAGGCTGCTATTAAAGCTGGGTATTCAAAAAATAGAGCCTCAGAAATAGGGTACCAACTACTACAGAAAACTACAGTTAAAGAAGAAATTCAGAGGCTAAAACAAAATAGGCTTAATAGAGCAATGTTAAGCCCAGATGATATCTTTCAAAAGTATATGGACATAGCATTTGCAGACATAACAGATTATATAAAGTTTGGTCAAAGAGAATATAAAGTTAAAGATAAAAAGGGTAAGGAAAAGAAAATTAAGTATAACTATACTGATTTTAATAATTATGATGAAGTAGATGGTACTGTCATTTCAGAAGTATCACAAGGTAAGGATGGTATTAAAATTAAGCTTCAGGATAAGATGAAAGCCCTTGATTGGTTGTCTAAACATATGGATATGGCTACAGAAGAGCAGAAACTCAGAATTCAAAAGTTAAAGGTTGATATTAGTAATTCTAATGGTACCAATGAGTACGATAAAGAAGGTATTAATAATTTCATAAAAGCTACTACATTAAATGAAGATGAAGTAAAAGAATTATTTAAGGATGATGAAAATGATGAAGGAAAAGAAGATTAA
- a CDS encoding PBSX family phage terminase large subunit, with product MMKEKKIKGFKFRPFSLKQKKLLFFWEKGSPFADKDIVIADGAIRSGKTIAMICSFLRWSLKHFSGENFILTGKTIGALKKNVIGPMQQILNSWGLKYEYNRSENYIVIGDNTYYMYDANNEKSQDRLQGLTAAGALADEVALFPQNFVDQMIGRCSVEGAKIFMNCNPGSPYHFIKTEFIDKSKEKNILYMHFTMDDNLSLSEKVKEKFRRMFTGVFFKRYILGLWVQAEGLIYDMFDEVKHKVQTILRDYKEYYISCDYGTQNATTFLLWGKYLDKWYLVNEYYYSGRDKGKQKADDEYYEDLVNFVGNRKIKAVVIDPSAASFIALIKKKGKFKVRKAKNDVLEGIRNVASALNESLLQFNDCCLNTFKEFFSYIWDEKAVEHGEDKPLKVMDHAMDAVRYFVNTILYKNINDKYSDSVYSKGRGLKSNIYHRRKGGAVF from the coding sequence ATGATGAAGGAAAAGAAGATTAAAGGATTTAAATTTCGGCCATTTTCATTAAAACAAAAAAAATTATTGTTCTTCTGGGAAAAAGGATCGCCATTTGCAGATAAGGACATAGTTATAGCTGATGGTGCTATAAGATCAGGTAAAACTATTGCTATGATATGCAGTTTTTTAAGATGGTCACTAAAGCATTTTAGTGGTGAAAACTTTATTCTTACTGGAAAAACCATAGGAGCACTTAAAAAGAATGTAATAGGACCTATGCAGCAGATATTAAATTCTTGGGGACTTAAATATGAATATAATAGGTCAGAAAATTATATTGTTATTGGTGATAATACTTACTATATGTATGATGCTAATAATGAGAAGTCACAGGATAGGCTCCAAGGTTTAACAGCTGCAGGAGCATTAGCAGATGAAGTAGCTTTATTTCCTCAAAATTTTGTAGATCAAATGATAGGCCGTTGTTCAGTTGAAGGTGCTAAAATTTTTATGAATTGTAATCCAGGTTCACCTTATCATTTCATCAAAACAGAATTCATAGATAAATCTAAAGAGAAAAATATACTCTACATGCATTTTACTATGGATGATAACTTAAGCCTTTCAGAGAAGGTCAAGGAGAAATTCAGAAGAATGTTCACAGGAGTATTCTTTAAGCGTTATATATTAGGGTTATGGGTACAAGCCGAAGGATTAATTTATGATATGTTTGATGAAGTAAAGCATAAGGTACAGACAATACTGAGAGATTACAAGGAATATTATATTAGCTGTGATTATGGTACACAAAATGCAACTACTTTTCTTTTATGGGGTAAGTATTTAGATAAATGGTATTTGGTTAATGAATATTATTATTCAGGAAGAGATAAAGGAAAGCAAAAGGCTGATGATGAGTATTATGAGGATTTAGTTAACTTTGTAGGAAATAGAAAAATAAAAGCTGTGGTAATAGATCCAAGTGCAGCAAGTTTTATAGCTTTGATAAAGAAAAAAGGGAAATTTAAAGTTAGGAAGGCTAAGAATGATGTACTTGAAGGAATAAGGAATGTAGCAAGTGCATTGAATGAGAGTTTATTACAATTTAATGACTGCTGTTTAAATACATTCAAGGAATTTTTCTCTTATATTTGGGATGAAAAAGCTGTTGAACATGGAGAAGATAAACCATTAAAGGTTATGGACCATGCCATGGATGCTGTAAGATATTTTGTTAATACAATTTTGTATAAAAATATTAATGATAAATACTCGGATAGTGTTTACAGTAAAGGCAGAGGTCTTAAAAGTAATATTTATCACAGAAGAAAAGGAGGCGCTGTATTCTAA
- a CDS encoding phage portal protein has protein sequence MDTRQQLLGLTNAQLKERKQSKNDYFYYKGKCQDESLAISDSETIGQSWTVSDDLDYVPAQDIRNKVGPLLRKQARFMFSIPPDILFKPYDIKDKYKCEELRQFIDKILTDNSFWSDTLKAFLDCTVRRRVLLRIEANPEQPINIFYNPIDDFTYKTTSSNYKRLQQIILVVQEPDTADLEQDKQIWYRHTYSLENNTCMHQLETFTNGNFDKPVSIEIVDTKLDRLPAWVILNDAMLGDIHGKSDVTDLRDAQNSYNRKVSDYADALRFNMFGERVIIDADENSVNSCKVAPGAIIPLKSVDEDHKADAKRLESSFTSADPAEKFLDRAEKDMYETLDMPRQEELKNVPSAKALKYLYNDLIARCNEKWNTWEPVIKDLIKLIIECCSKFNCYKNWNHEWDDLEFNIVFNHNFPIPEDMDDKKMLAMNEVQANVRSHKSYIKDFSNTEDADGEMDEIIKDISDITAAENDEMQSTQDGNLDE, from the coding sequence ATGGATACTAGACAACAGTTGCTAGGATTGACAAATGCACAGTTAAAAGAAAGAAAACAATCTAAAAATGATTATTTTTATTACAAAGGGAAATGCCAGGATGAATCTTTAGCAATAAGTGATTCAGAAACCATTGGACAGTCATGGACAGTTAGTGATGATTTGGATTACGTACCAGCACAGGACATAAGAAACAAGGTGGGTCCGCTTCTCCGTAAACAGGCCAGGTTCATGTTTAGCATACCTCCTGATATTCTATTCAAGCCATATGATATAAAAGATAAATATAAATGCGAAGAACTAAGGCAGTTTATAGATAAAATACTTACTGATAACAGCTTCTGGAGTGATACTTTAAAGGCTTTTTTAGATTGTACTGTCAGAAGAAGAGTGCTTTTAAGAATTGAAGCTAATCCCGAACAGCCAATAAATATTTTTTATAATCCTATAGATGACTTCACTTATAAAACCACATCAAGTAACTATAAAAGGTTACAACAAATTATTTTAGTAGTTCAGGAACCGGACACAGCAGATCTAGAGCAGGACAAGCAAATATGGTATAGGCATACTTATAGCTTAGAAAATAACACCTGCATGCACCAATTAGAGACATTTACTAATGGAAACTTTGATAAGCCAGTTTCTATAGAAATAGTAGATACAAAACTTGATAGACTGCCTGCATGGGTTATATTAAATGATGCTATGCTTGGAGATATACATGGTAAAAGTGATGTAACAGATCTCAGAGATGCACAAAATAGCTATAACAGGAAAGTTTCTGACTATGCAGATGCCCTTAGATTCAATATGTTTGGAGAAAGGGTAATTATAGATGCTGATGAAAACAGCGTAAATAGTTGCAAGGTTGCTCCAGGAGCTATAATCCCTCTAAAAAGTGTAGATGAAGATCATAAAGCTGATGCAAAAAGGCTTGAAAGTTCATTTACCTCTGCCGATCCTGCTGAAAAATTTCTTGATAGAGCTGAAAAAGATATGTATGAAACTTTAGATATGCCGAGACAGGAAGAACTTAAAAATGTTCCTTCAGCTAAGGCATTGAAGTATCTTTATAATGACCTGATAGCCAGATGTAACGAGAAATGGAATACATGGGAGCCAGTAATAAAAGATTTAATTAAGCTGATTATTGAGTGCTGCAGTAAGTTTAATTGTTATAAGAATTGGAATCATGAATGGGATGATTTAGAATTTAATATCGTGTTTAATCATAATTTCCCCATTCCAGAGGACATGGACGATAAAAAGATGTTGGCCATGAATGAGGTTCAAGCCAATGTAAGAAGTCATAAATCTTACATCAAGGACTTTTCAAATACTGAGGATGCAGACGGCGAGATGGATGAAATAATTAAGGATATATCTGATATTACTGCAGCTGAAAATGATGAAATGCAATCAACCCAGGATGGTAATTTAGATGAATGA
- a CDS encoding colicin immunity domain-containing protein yields the protein MTSEATSLIDITNEYLNDKIDVEQFISSYQNRYEDIQVKLSGIELDSLDKVYMSCEMFEPDSNIAETDKNLIDEFELRKRVKKYSSLIQ from the coding sequence ATGACGAGTGAAGCAACTAGTCTCATAGATATAACAAATGAATATCTTAATGATAAGATTGATGTAGAACAATTTATTAGTTCTTATCAAAATAGATATGAGGATATTCAGGTAAAATTAAGCGGAATTGAGCTGGATAGTCTTGATAAAGTATATATGAGTTGTGAAATGTTTGAACCAGACAGTAATATTGCTGAAACAGACAAAAATTTAATTGATGAATTTGAACTTAGGAAAAGAGTTAAGAAATATAGTTCATTGATTCAATAA
- a CDS encoding phage scaffolding protein has product MPKLNEILGEEAYKAIPDGVKNKYKDIDLVDSKSYVEKSELDTANNSIKDYKKQLKDRDKQLEDLKEKAKGNEELTTEIEKLKEENKNVTKDCEAKIEKLNFDTKLDKALASAKAKNPKTVKALLNIENLKLDGGDIIGLKEQLEGLKESDGYLFNEDGKENNLGGNANPGGTGNIGNPGSTGTDKVMNIGERLARQRTEQQAAAKGIDDFLLK; this is encoded by the coding sequence ATGCCAAAGTTAAATGAAATTTTAGGAGAAGAAGCTTACAAAGCTATTCCAGATGGAGTAAAGAACAAATATAAAGATATAGATCTAGTGGATAGTAAAAGCTATGTTGAAAAATCTGAACTTGATACCGCAAATAATTCTATTAAAGATTATAAAAAGCAGCTTAAAGACAGGGACAAACAGCTTGAGGATCTAAAGGAAAAAGCGAAAGGCAATGAAGAACTTACAACTGAGATTGAAAAGCTCAAAGAAGAAAATAAAAATGTTACTAAGGACTGTGAAGCTAAAATTGAAAAACTAAATTTTGATACTAAATTAGATAAGGCTCTTGCAAGTGCTAAGGCTAAGAACCCTAAAACGGTCAAAGCACTTTTAAATATAGAAAACTTGAAGCTTGATGGTGGAGATATTATAGGACTTAAAGAGCAACTTGAAGGTTTAAAAGAATCTGATGGATATTTATTTAATGAAGATGGTAAAGAGAATAATTTAGGAGGTAATGCAAACCCAGGTGGAACTGGGAATATAGGTAATCCAGGATCTACAGGAACAGATAAAGTTATGAACATAGGTGAAAGGCTTGCAAGGCAAAGGACAGAACAGCAAGCAGCAGCTAAAGGTATCGACGACTTTTTATTAAAATAG
- a CDS encoding major capsid protein translates to MAINFMDVLNPENVTTYITNLPPQNLLGAALFPASKQMGIDITLIKGAKNKAVALKPSAFDVAVKVRALRASVDEKTKEMPFFKESVVIKERDRQNLLLAMQANNQQMRDLILNNIYGDISTLVDGADIQAERMRMQLLSDGKIYISTADADISLDFEIPAGHQEVLTGTAKWSDFDNADIVGDIERWVNKIETDQGVTPSILVMTKATFNLIKQNKAIKLDINKDGTTIMTDAIITAYLQNKLGVSVAIENGKYFDEDGTTQLPYYPDNKITLIPKGTLGNTHYGTTPEEADLMSGASANVSIVRNGIAVTTVKKTDPVQIQTKVSQICMPSFEHSDEVFIATVA, encoded by the coding sequence ATGGCAATTAATTTTATGGATGTTTTGAATCCTGAAAATGTGACAACTTATATAACAAATTTACCACCCCAGAACTTATTAGGTGCGGCTTTATTTCCGGCATCAAAACAAATGGGAATAGATATAACCCTTATAAAAGGTGCTAAAAATAAGGCCGTAGCATTAAAACCAAGTGCTTTTGATGTAGCAGTAAAGGTTAGAGCATTAAGAGCCAGCGTTGATGAAAAAACTAAGGAAATGCCTTTCTTCAAGGAATCTGTAGTTATAAAAGAAAGAGATAGGCAAAATTTACTTTTAGCTATGCAGGCAAACAATCAGCAGATGAGAGATTTAATCCTTAATAATATTTATGGGGATATTTCTACTTTAGTTGATGGCGCAGACATTCAAGCTGAAAGAATGAGGATGCAATTACTATCTGATGGGAAAATATATATTTCAACTGCTGATGCAGACATTTCTTTAGATTTTGAAATACCTGCAGGGCATCAAGAAGTACTTACAGGAACTGCTAAATGGAGTGATTTTGATAATGCGGATATTGTAGGAGATATAGAAAGATGGGTAAATAAAATTGAAACAGATCAGGGGGTTACTCCTTCAATACTTGTTATGACTAAAGCTACTTTTAATTTGATAAAGCAAAATAAGGCTATAAAATTAGATATAAACAAAGACGGCACAACCATAATGACAGATGCAATTATAACTGCATATCTGCAAAACAAGTTAGGTGTTAGTGTTGCTATTGAGAATGGAAAATATTTTGACGAGGATGGAACTACTCAACTTCCATATTATCCAGATAATAAAATAACTTTAATTCCTAAAGGCACTCTTGGAAATACTCACTACGGTACAACTCCAGAAGAAGCTGATTTAATGAGTGGTGCCTCTGCTAATGTATCTATAGTTAGAAATGGAATAGCTGTAACAACAGTAAAGAAAACAGATCCGGTGCAGATACAAACCAAGGTATCCCAAATTTGTATGCCTTCATTTGAACATTCAGATGAAGTATTTATAGCAACTGTAGCATAG
- a CDS encoding Ig-like domain-containing protein → MSESTSSTGTEIQGMPIANIALAEIINEVTGQRYYFDTAEKADIKPDLSKGKEDILRVKNRIIAMNRTEDICIGYNIKLTDNTFPPELMCLVDGGTMTSSGYEGPQIGVAVNKTPFTLNLYSEEKDYDSSTVKYVKFGFKHNKGTPVEFKFEDGKFYVPEFESHSRPKKGEKPVYIEYVDRLPNGDESDDPTKPSSVTVPDPPTPTSPDSSKGIPGVTVGTDCRVTWTFADAVNDADVTAANFKVTKKSDGSVVTGNVTMDTTKKIITFIPTSIAAGVTYEATANAVRKADGSGNTTAITVEFTTA, encoded by the coding sequence ATGTCAGAAAGTACAAGCTCAACCGGAACTGAAATTCAAGGTATGCCAATAGCAAATATTGCACTAGCTGAAATTATAAATGAAGTTACCGGACAAAGGTATTATTTTGATACTGCTGAAAAAGCTGATATTAAGCCGGATTTGAGTAAAGGCAAAGAAGATATACTTAGGGTGAAGAATAGAATAATTGCTATGAACCGTACAGAAGATATTTGCATTGGATATAATATAAAGTTAACTGACAATACTTTTCCACCAGAGTTAATGTGCTTAGTAGATGGTGGAACTATGACAAGCAGTGGTTATGAAGGACCTCAAATTGGAGTTGCAGTGAATAAAACACCTTTTACTCTAAACCTGTACAGCGAAGAAAAAGATTATGATTCCTCTACTGTAAAGTATGTTAAATTTGGTTTTAAACATAATAAAGGGACACCAGTAGAATTTAAATTTGAAGATGGTAAGTTTTATGTGCCTGAATTTGAAAGCCATAGCAGACCTAAAAAAGGCGAGAAACCTGTATACATTGAGTATGTGGATAGGTTGCCTAATGGGGATGAAAGTGATGACCCAACTAAGCCAAGTAGTGTAACAGTACCAGATCCACCAACTCCAACAAGTCCTGATTCATCTAAAGGTATTCCAGGAGTTACTGTAGGAACTGATTGCAGAGTAACATGGACTTTTGCGGATGCTGTAAATGATGCAGATGTAACAGCTGCTAATTTTAAAGTTACTAAAAAATCCGATGGTTCAGTAGTCACTGGTAATGTAACTATGGATACAACTAAAAAGATAATTACGTTTATACCTACTTCAATAGCTGCAGGAGTAACATATGAAGCTACAGCTAATGCAGTTAGAAAAGCAGATGGAAGCGGAAATACAACAGCTATAACGGTTGAATTTACTACAGCATAG
- a CDS encoding phage tail tape measure protein yields MAINAGSVVAFMELDTSRFTSGLSSAGQQMKQFMNSNNSAEARIQSLGGAMNTVGKTATKGLTIPLVGVGTAATKMSMDFGAQMSKVKAISGATGDDFNKLREQAIKLGADTNFSASEAAGGMENLASAGFSVNEIMQAMPGMLDLAAAGDVSIADASDIASGALRGFGMEADKTSHVADVLAKTAADTNAGITDTGEAMKYIAPVAHSLGISFEDTAAAIGLLSNANIKGSQAGTTLRSALTNLASPTKQASKVMQELGMNFFDAHGKMLPLGQVIQQLQDKTKGLTEQQKASVMETLFGKEAMSGMLALVDQGPDKFNKLTKGLKNCDGAGHEMATTMQKNLKGAIESMKGSLETLGIRVGDVLAPGIKKAANFVAALANAFNKLPRPMQTIIVYAGVMAAAFGPTMIIFSKIITSTATVVGAMGKIGDATKAMGKAFKDLKSAASIFAKLPGLIKPNVLITIGIIAGLGLIVYEVVKHWDWFKKKAIALGQAIKGVFTSIGDALTTLITSFKKLPQVVVFMIDGIVKGIAEGIPKVIKSIINLGKRLLESFKDFFGIHSPSTVFTELGVFMMEGLVNGISGMASKIKNTISSIANSIKNTFKSLLGIHSPSVVFTEFGVNTGQGYINGLDKMQSPIKNRLVRLANGIKSLGSVRPKLDDIALSGAYEGHSGGSLSNIRNNSSKLLNFEPKINLYVTVADTGEKGTAKLTNEVKSMAKSSLKNGLVDFFMNDVIRD; encoded by the coding sequence TTGGCAATAAATGCAGGATCTGTAGTTGCTTTTATGGAGTTAGACACTTCTAGATTTACAAGTGGATTAAGCAGTGCAGGCCAGCAAATGAAACAATTTATGAATTCTAATAATTCTGCAGAAGCTAGGATACAAAGTTTAGGCGGGGCAATGAATACTGTGGGTAAAACAGCAACAAAGGGTTTGACAATTCCTTTGGTAGGTGTTGGAACAGCTGCTACGAAAATGAGTATGGATTTTGGAGCCCAAATGTCTAAGGTTAAGGCAATTAGTGGTGCAACTGGAGATGATTTTAATAAATTAAGAGAGCAGGCTATAAAGCTAGGAGCTGATACAAATTTTAGTGCAAGTGAAGCTGCTGGAGGTATGGAGAACTTAGCTAGTGCAGGATTTAGTGTAAATGAAATAATGCAAGCTATGCCAGGAATGCTGGACTTAGCAGCAGCAGGTGATGTAAGTATTGCAGATGCGAGTGATATAGCAAGTGGTGCATTAAGGGGTTTTGGTATGGAAGCCGATAAAACCTCCCATGTTGCAGATGTCTTAGCAAAAACAGCAGCTGATACTAATGCAGGAATAACAGATACTGGAGAAGCTATGAAGTATATTGCTCCAGTTGCACATTCACTTGGAATCAGTTTTGAAGATACGGCAGCTGCTATCGGATTGTTAAGTAATGCCAACATCAAAGGAAGCCAGGCGGGTACTACATTAAGAAGTGCTTTAACTAATCTTGCAAGTCCTACTAAACAGGCAAGCAAGGTTATGCAAGAATTAGGTATGAATTTTTTTGATGCACACGGTAAGATGTTACCTTTAGGACAAGTAATACAGCAATTACAAGATAAGACTAAAGGATTAACAGAACAACAAAAGGCAAGTGTTATGGAAACATTGTTTGGTAAAGAAGCTATGTCAGGAATGCTTGCCTTAGTTGATCAGGGGCCTGATAAATTTAATAAGCTTACAAAAGGGTTAAAAAATTGTGATGGTGCGGGTCATGAAATGGCAACTACCATGCAGAAAAACCTAAAAGGTGCTATTGAATCAATGAAAGGATCTCTTGAAACTTTAGGAATAAGGGTAGGAGATGTCTTAGCTCCTGGAATAAAGAAAGCTGCCAATTTTGTAGCTGCATTAGCAAATGCTTTTAATAAACTTCCAAGACCAATGCAAACTATAATTGTTTATGCTGGGGTTATGGCTGCAGCATTTGGACCTACAATGATTATATTTAGCAAAATAATAACATCAACTGCTACAGTAGTTGGGGCTATGGGTAAAATAGGAGATGCCACAAAAGCAATGGGGAAAGCTTTTAAGGATCTTAAATCAGCTGCAAGTATTTTTGCCAAACTACCGGGATTAATTAAGCCGAATGTATTAATAACTATAGGAATTATTGCTGGATTAGGACTAATAGTATATGAGGTTGTAAAACATTGGGATTGGTTTAAAAAGAAAGCAATAGCTCTAGGGCAAGCTATAAAAGGAGTGTTTACATCTATAGGTGATGCTCTTACTACATTAATAACATCGTTTAAAAAATTACCTCAAGTCGTTGTATTCATGATTGACGGTATCGTAAAGGGTATAGCTGAAGGAATACCAAAAGTTATTAAATCTATAATTAATCTTGGAAAGAGATTACTCGAATCATTTAAAGATTTTTTTGGAATTCATTCACCGTCAACAGTTTTCACCGAATTAGGGGTTTTTATGATGGAGGGACTTGTAAATGGTATAAGTGGTATGGCTAGTAAAATAAAAAACACGATATCGTCTATAGCTAATTCCATAAAAAATACATTTAAATCACTTTTAGGAATTCATTCTCCTTCTGTAGTTTTTACAGAATTCGGAGTAAATACTGGTCAGGGTTATATAAATGGATTAGACAAAATGCAAAGTCCTATTAAAAATAGGCTTGTAAGATTAGCAAATGGTATTAAAAGCTTAGGCAGTGTAAGACCTAAATTAGACGATATTGCATTAAGTGGTGCTTATGAAGGACATTCAGGTGGAAGTTTAAGTAATATAAGAAATAACTCCAGCAAACTTCTTAATTTTGAACCCAAAATTAATCTGTATGTAACAGTTGCAGATACAGGAGAAAAAGGCACTGCAAAACTTACTAATGAAGTAAAATCAATGGCTAAAAGTTCACTTAAAAATGGTCTGGTTGATTTCTTCATGAATGATGTTATAAGAGATTAA